One segment of Canis aureus isolate CA01 chromosome 27, VMU_Caureus_v.1.0, whole genome shotgun sequence DNA contains the following:
- the MTMR3 gene encoding phosphatidylinositol-3,5-bisphosphate 3-phosphatase MTMR3 isoform X2 yields the protein MDEETRHSLECIQANQIFPRKQLIREDENLQVPFLELHGESTEYVGRAEDAIIALSNYRLHIKFKESLVNTASQSAASEIPVPLQLIESVECRDIFQLHLTCKDCKVIRCQFSTFEQCQEWLKRLNNAIRPPAKIEDLFSFAYHAWCMEVYASEKEQHGDLCRPGEHVTSRFKNEVERMGFDMNNAWRISNINEKYKLCGSYPQELIVPAWITDKELESVASFRSWKRIPAVVYRHQSNGAVIARCGQPEVSWWGWRNADDEHLVQSVAKACASDSRSSGSKLSTRNSSRDFPNAGDLSDVEFDSSLSNASGAESLAIQPQKLLILDARSYAAAVANRAKGGGCECPEYYPNCEVVFMGMANIHSIRRSFQSLRLLCTQMPDPGNWLSALESTKWLHHLSVLLKSALLVVHAVDRDQRPVLAHCSDGWDRTPQIVALAKLLLDPYYRTIEGFQVLVEMEWLDFGHKFADRCGHGENSDDLNERCPVFLQWLDCVHQLQRQFPCSFEFNEAFLVKLVQHTYSCLFGTFLCNNAKERGEKHTQERTCSVWSLLRAGNKAFKNLLYSSQSEAVLYPVCHVRNLMLWSAVYLPCPSPSTPVDDSCAPYPAPGTSPDDPPLSRLPKTRSFDNLTTACDNTVPLASRRSSDPSLNEKWQEHRRSLELSSLAGPGEEPPDPDSLGKPTKVLGGAELSVAAGVAEGQMENILQEATKEESGIEEPAQRGSTEMQEVKKEALLEKGKTPEGSAIVLPQEPELGDAPLANHPGTNLSGFSQGIPEQQGGHSVLPGSLQESPRGEDSQEVPVEQFRIAIIEEREEAFLPIPVDTKVGYDTSQSSSLLPSQVPVEARGPSTDSSVDMLIEDQVKSESGPKGHHRPCLVNSGWFSGKDMLPQATEPQPSEKSLAERPQVGSVVHRTSPGSTHSPTHSPCALPLAECKEGLVCNGAPETENKALEQSPGLSTLQKHPTPNGHCTNGEAGRSKDSLSRQLSATSCNSAHLHSRNLHHKWLHSHSGRPSTTGSPDQPSRSHLDDDGMPVYTDTIQQRLRQIESGHQQEVETLKKQVQELRSRLESQYLTSSLRFNGDFGDEVTSIPDSESNLDQNCLSRCSTEIFSEASWEQVDKQDTEMTRWLPDHLAAHCYACDSAFWLASRKHHCRNCGNVFCSSCCNQKVPVPSQQLFEPSRVCKSCYSSLHPTSSSIDLELDKPIAATSN from the exons GTTCCATTACAGCTTATAGAAAGTGTTGAATGCCGAGATATATTTCAGCTTCATTTGACGTGCAAAGACTGCAAAGTTATCAG GTGTCAGTTCTCAACCTTTGAGCAATGTCAAGAGTGGCTCAAGAGGCTGAACAATGCAATCCGACCACCTGCGAAAATAGAAGATCTCTTCTCATTTGCATACCACGCTTGGTGCATGGAAGTCTATGCCAGTGAAAAAGAACAACATGGAGACCTGTGCAGACCAG GGGAGCATGTAACGTCAAGGTTTAAAAACGAAGTGGAGCGGATGGGTTTTGATATGAACAACGCCTGGAGAATTTCCAACATCAATGAGAAGTACAA GCTGTGTGGTAGCTATCCACAGGAGCTCATAGTGCCTGCCTGGATCACCGACAAAGAACTAGAGAGTGTAGCAAGCTTCAGGTCCTGGAAGCGCATCCCTGCTGTCGTTTACAG GCACCAGAGTAATGGAGCTGTCATTGCCCGCTGTGGACAGCCAGAAGTCAGCTGGTGGGGCTGGCGAAATGCTGATGATGAGCACCTGGTGCAGTCAGTAGCCAAAGCTTGTGCCTCTGACTCCCGATCAAGTGGCAGCAAGCTGTCGACTAGGAACAGTTCTCGAGACTTTCCCAATGCGGGAGACCTTTCTGATGTGGAGTTTG ATTCTTCTCTGTCAAATGCTTCAGGAGCGGAAAGTTTAGCCATCCAACcacagaagcttttgatcttggaTGCACGCTCCTATGCAGCAGCTGTGGCGAACCGAGCCAAAGGAGGAGGCTGTGAATGCCCAG AGTATTACCCGAACTGTGAAGTCGTGTTTATGGGGATGGCAAATATTCATTCAATTAGGAGGAGTTTTCAGTCTCTTCGGTTGCTATGCACACAGATGCCAGATCCGGGAAA ttggCTCTCAGCCCTTGAAAGCACTAAGTGGCTCCATCACCTGTCTGTGCTTCTGAAGTCGGCACTTCTGGTAGTGCACGCTGTGGATCGTGATCAGCGGCCGGTACTAGCGCACTGCTCAGATGGCTGGGATCGCACTCCCCAGATTGTGGCATTGGCTAAGCTCTTGCTGGATCCATATTACCGAACCATAGAG GGTTTCCAGGTCCTTGTGGAGATGGAGTGGCTGGATTTTGGCCACAAGTTTGCCGACCGTTGTGGTCATGGGGAGAACTCCGATGATCTGAATGAGCGCTGCCCAGTGTTTCTGCAGTGGCTTGACTGCGTTCATCAGCTTCAGAGGCAATTTCCTTGCTCTTTTGAGTTCAATGAAGCATTCCTT GTGAAACTGGTGCAACATACCTATTCCTGCCTGTTTGGAACATTCCTGTGCAACAACgccaaggagagaggagaaaagcatACTCAGGAGCGGACATGTTCTGTGTGGTCACTGCTTCGGGCAGGCAACAAGGCTTTCAAAAACCTACTGTATTCCTCTCAGTCAGAAGCC GTGCTGTATCCTGTGTGCCACGTGCGTAACCTGATGCTGTGGAGTGCAGTGTACTTGCCCTGCCCATCCCCGTCTACCCCCGTGGATGACAGCTGTGCGCCATATCCAGCACCTGGCACTAGCCCTGATGATCCGCCCCTGAGCCG GCTACCAAAGACTAGATCATTTGACAATCTGACTACAGCTTGTGACAACACAGTGCCTCTAGCCAGCCGGCGCAGCAGTGACCCAAGTCTGAATGAGAAGTGGCAGGAGCACAGGCGCTCCCTGGAATTGAGCAGCCTGGCTGGTCCCGGGGAGGAGCCTCCTGATCCTGACAGCCTGGGGAAGCCAACCAAAGTGCTGGGCGGTGCTGAGCTGTCTGTAGCAGCTGGAGTGGccgaggggcagatggagaacaTTTTGCAAGAGGCCACCAAAGAGGAGAGCGGGATAGAGGAGCCTGCCCAGAGGGGGAGCACTGAGATGCAGGAGGTCAAAAAGGAGGCTCTCTTAGAAAAGGGGAAGACCCCTGAGGGCTCAGCCATTGTCCTTCCTCAAGAACCAGAACTGGGTGATGCTCCTCTGGCGAACCATCCCGGCACTAACCTTTCTGGATTCTCACAGGGTATTCCTGAGCAACAGGGTGGGCACAGTGTTCTCCCTGGTTCTCTCCAGGAGTCCCCCAGGGGAGAGGATTCCCAGGAGGTCCCTGTGGAACAGTTCCGAATAGCTATTatagaggaaagagaggaggcaTTTCTTCCAATCCCAGTAGATACAAAAGTTGGCTATGATACCTCACAGTCAAGTTCTCTGCTGCCCTCCCAAGTCCCAGTTGAGGCCAGAGGACCAAGCACGGACAGTTCAGTGGACATGTTAATAGAAGATCAAGTCAAGTCAGAAAGTGGGCCCAAAGGCCATCATAGACCTTGCCTGGTAAACAGTGGCTGGTTCAGTGGCAAGGACATGCTTCCTCAAGCCACAGAGCCCCAGCCTTCAGAGAAGAGCCTAGCTGAGAGGCCCCAAGTGGGATCTGTGGTACATAGGACTTCCCCTGGCAGCACCCACAGCCCAACGCATTCTCCTTGTGCCTTGCCTTTAGCTGAATGTAAAGAGGGGCTTGTGTGCAATGGTGCCCCAGAGACTGAAAATAAGGCTTTAGAGCAATCCCCAGGGCTTAGCACCCTCCAGaagcaccccacccccaacgGGCACTGCACCAATGGGGAGGCTGGTAGGAGCAAGGACTCACTGAGCCGCCAGCTGTCTGCTACAAGCTGCAACTCTGCCCACTTACACTCAAGGAACTTGCACCACAAGTGGCTGCACAGCCACTCGGGGAGGCCATCTACAACGGGCAGCCCCGACCAGCCTTCGCGCAGCCACCTGGACGATGATGGCATGCCTGTATACACAGACACCATCCAACAGCGCCTGCGTCAGATTGAGTCAGGCCACCAGCAGGAAGTGGAGACCTTGAAGAAACAAGTGCAGGAGCTCAGGAGTCGCCTGGAGAGCCAGTACCTGACCAGCTCCCTACGTTTCAATGGGGACTTTGGGGATGAAGTG ACTTCAATCCCCGACTCGGAAAGCAATCTGGATCAGAACTGTTTGTCTCGCTGCAGCACAGAGATTTTCTCTGAAGCCAGCTGGGAGCAGGTGGATAAACAGGACACGGAG ATGACCCGTTGGCTACCTGACCACCTGGCTGCCCACTGCTATGCATGCGACAGTGCCTTCTGGCTCGCCAGCAGGAAGCACCACTGCAG GAATTGTGGGAATGTGTTCTGCTCCAGTTGTTGTAATCAGAAGGTTCCAGTTCCCAGCCAGCAGCTCTTTGAACCCAGTCGAGTATGCAAGTCTTGCTATAGCAGCCTACATCCCACAAGCTCCAGCATTGACCTTGAACTGGACAAGCCCATTGCTGCCACTTCAAACTGA